The genomic segment CCTGGTCGCGCCGCTGCTGGCCGGTCTGCAGGGCCGTCCCGCCCCGGTGCTGCCCACGGTCGAGGTCACCGAGGCGGTGCGCGGCCGGGGCGGCGACACCCACCTGGCCCTGGCCCGGCTCGGCCCCGACGGACGGTCGGCCACCCCGGTCGGGCACGTCGGCTCGGCGATGCTGCGCGGCCTGTCCAACGCGCACGGCTTCGCCGTCGTCCGCCCCGGCACCGAAGCGTCGGCGGGCGACCTGGTGCCCTTCCTCCCATTGCCGCTCGTCACCGGGGAACGCCCATGATCGCCATTGCCGAGGTGCTCGACAGCCCGCTCGACCTGGCCGCTCACGAGAAGGCCGTGGCCGACGCGCGGGCCGGGGCCGTCGTCTCGTTCCAGGGCGTGGTGCGCGACCACGACGACGGGCGCGGCGTGACCCTGCTCGAATACGAGGGCCACCCCAGCGCGGCCGCAGTGCTGCGCGAGGTCGCCGCCGAGATCGCGGCCGACCCCGACGTCTACGCGGTGGCCGTCTCGCACCGCGTGGGCACGCTCGCGATCGGCGACGTCGCGCTGGTCGCCGCGGTGAGCACAGCCCATCGGGCGGCGGCCTTCGCGGCCTGCGCCCGGCTGGTCGACGAGGCCAAGGCCCGGCTGCCGATCTGGAAGCGGCAAGTGTTCACCGACGGCAGCGACGAGTGGGTCAACTGCCCCTAGGCCCGGGAATGGCCGGGATCCGGCGCACGACCGGCCGGCGTACGGGCGGGGTCGCCGGCGCCACCCCGGGCCGCCACGGCAACGCGTTCATCAGCACGATCACGGCGAAGGCGTACGCGTTCCAGCTCTCCGTCCACTGCGGAGGCAACGTGAACAGCGCATATGTGCCGGCCGCGGCCGTCGCGTAGCCGAGCCCGGCGAACCGCCGGGGCCGTCCGGGCCGCCGCGTGGCGAGCCGTGACCGGGCCGCCGCGTCGATCAGGATCAGCACCGCCGGCAGGACCCAGACCAGCTTGTGGCTCGGGCTGACCGGGGCGGCCGCCGCGGCGGTGAGCCCGACCAGCGTGAACGCCGCGATCTCGTCGCCGTCGGTGTGCGCGGCCCGGGCCCGGATCAGGCCCACCGCGAGCAGCAGCACGGCGAACGACAGCCACACCAGCACCGGCGTGCTCGACGAGTCGTAGAGGCGGGCCAGCAGCCCGGCCAGCGACTGATTGGCCGGGTCACCGACCGGGCCGGACCGGTCGACCTGAAACAACACCGTGGAGAACCACGCGCCGGTGGCGCCGGGCGCGATCAGCAGGCCACCCAGCATCAGCGTGGCCGCCGTGCCGGTCGCGGTGACCGCCGCCCGCCACTGCCGGGTCACGGCCAGATAGGCGATGAACAGTGCGGGGCCGAGGGCGACGGCGGTGGCGACGCCGGTGCCCACACCGGCCCAGGCCCCGGTCGCCCACACGCGGCGCAGCGGGCCGAGACGTCCGCCGCCCGGCCGGGAGGCGGGCGGGCCGGGCCACCAGGCCGCCCGGCGCTGGGCCCAGGCCGAACGGCGCAGCGCGACCACGTCCGCCGTGATCAGGCAGAGCAGCAGCAGGTCGAGGTGCCCCAGGCCGAGCACCGCCCGTACCGGCTCGGTCAGCAGGGCGAGCGCGGCCGCCGTGAGCACGGCCGCGAAGCGGGAACGGCCGTAGCGGCGGGCCACGGGGCCGGCCAGCGCGACCAGGGTCAGCACCAGGGCGGTCACACCGGTCAGGGCCAGCAGCCAGGCCACCGCGGGCAACGGAAGGAAGGCGGCCGGGGCCAACAGGATCGCGGTCACGGGGGGACGGCCGGTGCCCGACCCGTACAGGTCGCCGCCGGTGAGCCAGCCCCGCAGTGCCGCGTGATCCACGGCCAGGGCGGGAACCCCGTACGACTGCAGGATGAACCCGATCGCCAACAGAGCGACCAGGCCCCCCAGCCCGATCAGCACGGACTTCGTCCGCACGCGTTCCATCGCCGGCATGGCGCGACCCCCGTCGCTCTCGTCTCCCGGGCACGGCGGCGCCATGCCGGCCACGAAGTCGTACGGACTTCGTAGCGGAGCCGAGCGCAAGCGAACTCAGGCGGCCCCTCGTTCGCTTTAACGCAAAGATCGCGAGGAGGTTGTTAGCCGGGCAGTTTGCGCGCCGCCGCCGCGCTCATCGCGGCGATCTTGGCCTCGCGCCGGGCGGTGCGCACTGCTCGCCTCAGGGAGCGCTGAGACCGGTTGGCGGCATGGCTCGTGCGATAGCCGAGACCCGGGCGCCCCTCGGTGTCGACCGCGGCGAGCAGCAGGCCACCGAGCAGACCCAGGTTTTTGAGGAACTGGATCTGCTGCACCTTGGCGTCGGGCCGCGACCTGTCCCACACGGGGTGGCCGGCGACCGTCGTCGGCACCAGCCCGGCGGCCAGCACGGCCGCCGCGGGCCGGGTGAAGTGGCCGGTGGCCAGGGCCAAGCCGGCGATCACATCGCTCGCGCCCTTGATCCGTACGAGCGTGGCAGCGTCGGTCGGGATGCGCGGGTCGGCCTTTTCCAGGAGTGGCTTGAGCCGATCGGTGACACCGGCGGCGGTCTCGGCCTTGGCCTCCGGCTTCAGGAACGACTGAACGCCTTGGATGACGAAGATCGACGCGAGCATCGCGCGGGCGGCCGTGCGTACGGGCTTCATGAGTTCGGTTATACCCGCCCGGCGCGGTTCACACCGGCTGGGTGCGCAGGTAACGGCCGAAATGCGGCACAGTGAACGCGACTGTGCCCCGTTCGCCCGAGTAGATCAGCCCCTTCTTGATCAGCGCGTCGCGCGCCGGGGAGAGGCTGGCCGGCTTGCGGCCCAGCGCGGTGGCGATCTCGGCGGTGGGCACCGCCGCGTCCATGTCGTTGTCGGGCTCGCCGGAGAGGGCGGCCATCGCGCGCATGTATTCGCGCTCGGCGGGGGTGGCCCGCTCGAACCGGGAGCCGAAGAAGCCGACCGCCAGCTCGGCCTCGGCCTCGGGGGCGGCGACGCGCACGTCGGCGTCGGACACCGGGGACTGCGGCGCATGATCCCAGGTGGCTTTCCCGTACGCCTGCACGAAGTACGGATATCCGCCCGACTTCTCGTAGAGCAGGTCGAGCGCCTTCGCCTCGTATTCGACCTCCTCACGGGCGGCCGGGGCGCAGAGCGCGAGGTCGGCCGCGACCCGGTCGAGCCGGTCGATGCGCTGGTAGCGGAACAGGCGCTCGGAGTACGACTTGGCGGCCGACAGCACGGCCGGCAGGTGCGGCAGCCCGGCCCCGACCACGATCAGCGGCGCACCCAGCTGGGACAGCTCGTGGCAGGCGGCGCAGAGCGCGGAGACGTCGGCCGGCCCCAGATCCTGCATCTCGTCGATGAACAGGGCGATGCCCGTGCCCACGTCGGTGGCGAGCGAGGCGGCGTCGGTGAACAGCTCGACCAGGTCGATCTCGATGTCGCCGGAGTCGGCCCGGCCGCGGGCGGGTGGCACGTCGATGCCGGGGGCCCAGCGGTCGCGCAGTTTGGCCGAGCTGTCGTTGGCCCGCAGCGCGAACGCCTTGAGCACGGCCAGCACGTCGTCGACCCGCTCGGGATCGCGGTGGTGCGGGGCGAGCTCGCGGATCGCCATGTGCAGCGCGGCCGAGACCGGGCGGCGCAGCGACTGATCGGGCCGGGCCTCGATCTTGCCGGTGCCCCACAGGCGGCCGATCGCGGCCGAGCGGAGCGTGTTGAGCAGCACGGTCTTGCCGACGCCGCGCAGGCCGGTGAGCACGAGGCTGCGCTCGGGGCGGCCCCGGGCGATCCGCTCGAGCACCACGTCGAACGCGTCGAGCTCACGGTCACGACCGGCCAGCTCGGGTGGGCGCTGGCCGGCGCCGGGAGCATACGGGTTCCGCACCGGATCCACGGATAGCACCGTATCGGGTCGTCTAGCAAAACAGCTAGAGTGCGCTAGCAAAACCTCACGAAAGTCGTCGAGGATGGTCTACCGCTATCTAGCCTCTCCGCTAGAAAGGGCTAGAGCTGCCTAGCCGTTGGCTTTGTGCTCCTTGAGGCAGAGCACGAAGTCGAGATCGTCGAGCGCGCTGTCGTAGAAGAACCACTTCGTGTAGCCGGTGACCTTGGCGCACTTGCGCTCGGCGTCCTTCTCACCCGTGGCTTTGCCCTCGAAGCGCGCGAGCACCTCGTACGTGCCCGTTGTGCAGGGGGCGGCGCGCATGTTGGGCTCGTTGTCGTCACCCTCGTTGATGACGCAGTCGCCCTTCTTCACATAGAACCGGGCGTCGTCGCTGCCCTGCGGGGCCGGCCCGGTGAGCAGCTCGCTGGCCGCCGGGTCGGGCGAGGCCTGCTGCTGCCGCTGGTCGTCGGCGCGCTTGCTGAGCAGCCACGCCGTCGTGCCCAGGCCGATCACGATGAGCACGCCGAGGGTGACGACCAGGGCGATGATCGGGGTGTTGCGCTTCGGCGGCGGCACGGGCGCCCTGTCCCACGAGGAACTGCCACCGCTGCTCACCGGATTCATCGGCGCCGAGTGGAAGCTCACCGGCTGCTGCGGGATCGACGGCGGATGCCCGCCCCAGGAACCGCTCTGCTCCGGCTGCGCCGCGGGATCACCCCAAGGGTCGGCGGGCTCCGCATACGGCTCGTCGGAGCTCCCGTGCGACCACGGTGGGCCGGAATACGGGCCGTTCTGGGACATCAGAATTCCTCCGGAAGCGGGCTGCGCTGCTGCCACCGTAGCGTGCGGGGCCGACACAAACCCGGACGGAATCGCCGCCGCTGTCAACAACACGACCCGCACTTCGCCCGCCCGGCCATTACGGTGCCGATCCGTGTCCGTACCAATCGTGATCTTCGCAGCCGTTTTCGGCGGTTCTGTGGCCGCCCTCCTGCCCCGCTTCGTCCGCCGCTTCACCCGCGAGCCCCAACCGGTTTCCCCGTACGCCGTGAGCGCCGGCGCCGCGGTCTGTGCGCTGCTGGCGGCGGCGCTCGGCCCGTCGGCGATGCTGCCCTTCTACCTGCTGGCCACGATCCCGGGGCTGATGCTGGCCCTGGTCGACCTGCGCTGCCTGCGTCTGCCCGACCCCCTGGTCGCGGCCTTCGCGATCGTCACCGTGCTGCCCCTGGCGGTCATGCGGCCCGAACGGATCGGGTTCGCGCTCGTCGCCGGGGGCGTGGTCCTCACGACGTACCTGGGAATCGCTCTTCTTCCCGGCCGCGGCTTGGGGCTCGGCGACGTGAAGCTGGCCGCGGTGATCGCCACGATGCTGGGTTTCGCGGGCTGGCCCGCGGTGCTGGTCGGCCTGACCGTGCCGCACCTGATCGTCGGGCCGATCGCGCTGGTGCTGCTGCTGACCCGGCGGGGACGGCCGTTGCCGCTCGGCCCGGCGTTGCTGATCGGCGCGCTGATCGCCGTCAGCACAGCTACAGCAGTCTGAGCTGCCGGTCCTTCGGGCGCGCGGGCACAGTGTCGCCCAGCCGCTCGAACAGGCCGGAGTCGATCACGTCGAGGAACGGGGTCGGGCTCTGCTCCCGTTCGCTGCCGTGCCGGAATCGGCGGGCCGCGTGGCTCACATACAGCCTGTCCTGCGCGCGGGTCAGGCCGACGAAGAACAGCCGACGCTCCTCGGCCAGCTCCTCCGCCTCGGGGGTGGCGCCCGGCCAGCGCAGCGGCAACAGCCCGTCCTCGCAGCCGACCAGGAACACCACGGGAAACTCGAGGCCCTTCGCGGCGTGCAGGGTGAGCAGGTTGACCGCTTCGGCTCGCGGGTCGAGCGCGTCGACCTCGGCCCCGGTCGCAATCTCCTGCAGGAAGCGCGGCAGGTCGTCGCCGATCCGCTGGGCGAGCGGGCGCAGCAGGTCGGCCGCGGTCCAGATGTCCTCGGGGGCGAGCTGCTCACCGTCCAAAGTGGGGGCGGCGAACCGCTGGGCCAGCGCCTCGGCGGTCTGCTTGACGCGCGTGGCCAGCGCGCCCCCACCGGCGTGCCGCAGCTCGCGGGCGATCAGCTGGACGCCGGGACGGTCGCGGAGCCGGTTGTGCGAGCGTTTCTGCACCGGCACGCCGGCCCGGGCCAGCGCCTCGACGATCGGGCCGGACTGCGCATCGGTGCGGTAGAGCACGGCGATGTCGGAGAAGGACAGGTTGCCGGCCGCGATCGAGCGCGAGTCGACCCGGCCCGAGTCGAGCGACCGGTGGGACAGCCCGCCGACCATGTCGTCGATGGTGCGCACCACGAAATCGGCCTCGTCGGCCACGCTGGCCGCCGGGTACCGGCCGACCAGCGGCGCCTCCGGGTCGAGCCGGGCCGGGTCGAGCCGGCGGCCGTTGACCAGCGAGGTGGGCGCGATCGCCTGCACTGCCGCGGCCACGATGGGCGCGGACGAGCGGTAGTTGCGGGTCAGCCGGACCAGCCGGGCGTCGACGAAATCCTCGTTGAAGCGCAGGAAGTACTTCACGTCGGCGCCGCGGAACGAGTAGATCGCCTGGTCGGGGTCGCCGATCGCGCAGAGGTTGCCGTCCCGCGGGCTGAGCAGGCGCAGCAGCTCGTACTGAGTCTCGTCGACGTCCTGATACTCGTCCACGAAGATCCACTGCCAGTGCCTGCGGTACTTCTCCACCAGCGCCGGGTCGTCGCGCAGCAGGGCGACCGGCAGGCTGATCAGATCGTCCAGGTCGACCAGGTCCTGCTGGCGCAGCAGCTTCGCGTACGCCTGGTCGTCGTCACCGGCCTGCTCACGTGCCTCGGCCCGCTCGTTCTCGTCGGCGATCCGCCAGTTCGCGCCCAGGCCCACGGCCTTCGCGTTCTCCTTCAGGATGGCCAGCCCGACCGAGTGGAACGTGCCGACCGTGATGTCCTCGGCCACGTCGCCCAGCAGCGAGTCCAGGCGTTCGCGCAGCTCACCGGCGGCGCGGCGGGTGAACGTGATGGCCAGGCAGCGGTGCGGGAAGACACCCAGCTCGGCGCAGAGATAGGCGATCCGGTGGGTCAGCGTGCGGGTCTTGCCGGTGCCGGGGCCGGCCACGATCAGCAGCGGACCACCCGGGGCCGACGCCGCCACCCGCTGCATCGCGTCCAGGCGGTCGAGCAGCCCCGTGCCGACCTCCTCCATGCCGGCCAGCATGGGCTCGAACGGCTCGTGCGGGCTGGCGGGCACCGCGATCGGCGGCGGTGGTGTCGCCTTCTTCGGCTCCTTCGGCGATTTGACCGCCTTGGGCCGGGTCACCGGTTCCGGCTTGCGCTGCTGCGGCACGTCGAAGAGGGTCTCGACCTGCGGCGCACTGGCCCGATTGCGCAGCTCCCCCGGCTCGAAGAGCGTGATCACGCCGTATTCGCCGTCATAGCCCGCGACCCGATGCACATCCCCCCGGCGCAGCCGGTCGATGCCCTCGCGCAGCTCGTCCCCACCGGCCTGCTTGATCGCGTCGAGCGGCACCTTGCGCAGGATGTCGAGCTCGGACCCGAGAGTCGCCACGAGATGATTGAGCTGGCTCTCGACAGTCTTGGACTTCGGGCCGACGCCGTTGATCTCGCCCAGGATCTCGTGCAGCTGGATCAGATGCTCGACGTGTGCGCCCCTGTCAAACCCGACCGGCCGGTCCGCGAGGTCCTCGACCCGGCTCAACACCCCCACCGTGAGCGGCTTGCCGCATTCCGGGCAGCGGCCGCCGTGCTCCCGGGTGCGCTCGGGCTCCCAGTTCACGCCGCAGGCGCGGTGGCCGTCGGCGTGATACTTGCCCTCCTCGGGGAAGAACTCGAGCGTGCCGGCCAAGCCGGTGCCGTTCCGTACGGCCTCGTAATCGGGCTCGCCGGTGAACAGTGTCGCCTCGCGGGCCAGCGCCGCGGGGGAGTGGGCGTCCGAGTTCGACACCAGGCGGTAGCGGTCGAGGCTGGACACCCGCCAGTTCATCTCGGGATCCGACGACAGCCCGGTCTCGACCGCGGTGACGTGTTCGGCCAAGTCGGCGTAGCAGTCGGCGATCGCGTCGAAGCCCGACTTCGAGCCCAGCGCCGAGAACCACGGCGTCCAGATGTGCGCGGGCACCAGGTAGCCGCCGGCCTCCAGCGTGATCTCGAGCAGGTCGCGCGAGTCGAGGCCGAGGATGGGCCGGCCGTCGGCGGTCAGGTTGCCGATGCGGCCCAGCGCGGTGTTGAACTTCGCGGCCGCCGCGAAACCGGGCATGTAGATCAGGTGGTGCACCTTGCGCGTCCGGTCGTCCCGCTTGTAGATCGTCGAGATCTCCACGCTGAGCATGAACGACGCAGCCGGGGCGGCCTGCAGCGAACCGGGCAGCCGCTTGGTGACCTCGGGCTCGTCGGAGTAACCGAAAAGCCCGGGCCCCTTCTCGACCAGGCTCTCGCGCAGGTGGTCGAACCAGGCCGGGTGCGTGAAGTCGCCGGTGCCCAGCAGGGCGATGCCTTTGCGCCGGGCCCACCAGGCCAGATTGGGCAGCGTCAGGTCACGGCTGCAGGCACGCGAGAAGCGCGAGTGGATGTGAAGATCCGCGACGTATGCGTCCGCGGCGACCGAGGACCCTGCGATGTCCGAGGGCACGCGCTGCATCCTGTCACGCCCCCCGTCGCTCGCACGAATCGCCACGCCTTGACGAAATTACGGATCTTGATGTTCTACTTTGAGCGCAGCTCGACCACGCTGACCTGTGGCGGCGCGCCCACCCGGACCGGCGGTCCCCAGAAGCCGGCCCCGTTGGTGACGTAGACCGGAACGCCGTCCACCGTGCCCAAACCGGACGTAACCGGCTGTTCCAAGCCGACCAGCAGGTTGAACGGTGCCATCTGACCGCCGTGGGTGTGACCGGAAACCTGAAGATCGACCCCGTACGGGGCCGCATCGTGGACGGCGACCGGCTGGTGCGCCATCAACACGACAGGCCGGGCGGTGTCACGATCGCCCAGCGCCTTCGCGAAGTCCGGCGGGTCGCCCGCGTCGGCCCCACCCAGGTCGTTGACGCCGGCCAGGTCGAGCCCGCCGAGCTCGAGACGCTCGTTGCGCAGCGGCCGGATGTTGAGCCGCGCGACCTCGTCGACCCACTCCTGGAAGCCCGAGTAGTACTCGTGGTTCCCGGTCACGAAGTACGCCCCCTGCCGCGACTGGATCCCGGCCAGCGGCGCCGCGAACCGCCCCAGCTCCGCAACGCTGCCGTCGACAAGGTCACCGACGACACACACGATGTCCGCCTGCACCGAATTGATCACGTCAACGATGCGCCGGGCGTGATTCATGCCGGTCAGCGGACCCAAATGGATGTCCGACACGACCGCCAGCCGGGTGCCGTCCAAGGTGCGGGGGAGCTTGGCCAGGGGGACCTGGACCCGCGCGATCTGCGGTCCGCCGAGCGCGGTCCGCACGCCGTAACCGGTGATGCCGGCCGCGGTCAGCCCGGCGAAGATCGCCGCCCCCCGCGCCAGCAGCACGCGCCGCTCGATCCCGTCGTCCGCGGGCTTCTCCGCCGTGAGGACCTGGCCGGCCTCGGGCTCGGCGTTGCCTGCGGCGGGCTCGACCGGGTCGCCGGGGGCGGTCCCGCTTGCGCTTCCCTTCCCCGTACGGCTGCGGGAACGCCACAAAAGCACCAGCGCGAGTCGCGGGATCTCGAGCACCGCCAGCGTGAC from the Paractinoplanes abujensis genome contains:
- a CDS encoding prepilin peptidase codes for the protein MSVPIVIFAAVFGGSVAALLPRFVRRFTREPQPVSPYAVSAGAAVCALLAAALGPSAMLPFYLLATIPGLMLALVDLRCLRLPDPLVAAFAIVTVLPLAVMRPERIGFALVAGGVVLTTYLGIALLPGRGLGLGDVKLAAVIATMLGFAGWPAVLVGLTVPHLIVGPIALVLLLTRRGRPLPLGPALLIGALIAVSTATAV
- a CDS encoding DoxX family membrane protein, with amino-acid sequence MKPVRTAARAMLASIFVIQGVQSFLKPEAKAETAAGVTDRLKPLLEKADPRIPTDAATLVRIKGASDVIAGLALATGHFTRPAAAVLAAGLVPTTVAGHPVWDRSRPDAKVQQIQFLKNLGLLGGLLLAAVDTEGRPGLGYRTSHAANRSQRSLRRAVRTARREAKIAAMSAAAARKLPG
- a CDS encoding ATP-binding protein yields the protein MDPVRNPYAPGAGQRPPELAGRDRELDAFDVVLERIARGRPERSLVLTGLRGVGKTVLLNTLRSAAIGRLWGTGKIEARPDQSLRRPVSAALHMAIRELAPHHRDPERVDDVLAVLKAFALRANDSSAKLRDRWAPGIDVPPARGRADSGDIEIDLVELFTDAASLATDVGTGIALFIDEMQDLGPADVSALCAACHELSQLGAPLIVVGAGLPHLPAVLSAAKSYSERLFRYQRIDRLDRVAADLALCAPAAREEVEYEAKALDLLYEKSGGYPYFVQAYGKATWDHAPQSPVSDADVRVAAPEAEAELAVGFFGSRFERATPAEREYMRAMAALSGEPDNDMDAAVPTAEIATALGRKPASLSPARDALIKKGLIYSGERGTVAFTVPHFGRYLRTQPV
- a CDS encoding UvrD-helicase domain-containing protein, with product MPSDIAGSSVAADAYVADLHIHSRFSRACSRDLTLPNLAWWARRKGIALLGTGDFTHPAWFDHLRESLVEKGPGLFGYSDEPEVTKRLPGSLQAAPAASFMLSVEISTIYKRDDRTRKVHHLIYMPGFAAAAKFNTALGRIGNLTADGRPILGLDSRDLLEITLEAGGYLVPAHIWTPWFSALGSKSGFDAIADCYADLAEHVTAVETGLSSDPEMNWRVSSLDRYRLVSNSDAHSPAALAREATLFTGEPDYEAVRNGTGLAGTLEFFPEEGKYHADGHRACGVNWEPERTREHGGRCPECGKPLTVGVLSRVEDLADRPVGFDRGAHVEHLIQLHEILGEINGVGPKSKTVESQLNHLVATLGSELDILRKVPLDAIKQAGGDELREGIDRLRRGDVHRVAGYDGEYGVITLFEPGELRNRASAPQVETLFDVPQQRKPEPVTRPKAVKSPKEPKKATPPPPIAVPASPHEPFEPMLAGMEEVGTGLLDRLDAMQRVAASAPGGPLLIVAGPGTGKTRTLTHRIAYLCAELGVFPHRCLAITFTRRAAGELRERLDSLLGDVAEDITVGTFHSVGLAILKENAKAVGLGANWRIADENERAEAREQAGDDDQAYAKLLRQQDLVDLDDLISLPVALLRDDPALVEKYRRHWQWIFVDEYQDVDETQYELLRLLSPRDGNLCAIGDPDQAIYSFRGADVKYFLRFNEDFVDARLVRLTRNYRSSAPIVAAAVQAIAPTSLVNGRRLDPARLDPEAPLVGRYPAASVADEADFVVRTIDDMVGGLSHRSLDSGRVDSRSIAAGNLSFSDIAVLYRTDAQSGPIVEALARAGVPVQKRSHNRLRDRPGVQLIARELRHAGGGALATRVKQTAEALAQRFAAPTLDGEQLAPEDIWTAADLLRPLAQRIGDDLPRFLQEIATGAEVDALDPRAEAVNLLTLHAAKGLEFPVVFLVGCEDGLLPLRWPGATPEAEELAEERRLFFVGLTRAQDRLYVSHAARRFRHGSEREQSPTPFLDVIDSGLFERLGDTVPARPKDRQLRLL
- a CDS encoding molybdenum cofactor biosynthesis protein MoaE — encoded protein: MIAIAEVLDSPLDLAAHEKAVADARAGAVVSFQGVVRDHDDGRGVTLLEYEGHPSAAAVLREVAAEIAADPDVYAVAVSHRVGTLAIGDVALVAAVSTAHRAAAFAACARLVDEAKARLPIWKRQVFTDGSDEWVNCP
- a CDS encoding LppU/SCO3897 family protein; this encodes MSQNGPYSGPPWSHGSSDEPYAEPADPWGDPAAQPEQSGSWGGHPPSIPQQPVSFHSAPMNPVSSGGSSSWDRAPVPPPKRNTPIIALVVTLGVLIVIGLGTTAWLLSKRADDQRQQQASPDPAASELLTGPAPQGSDDARFYVKKGDCVINEGDDNEPNMRAAPCTTGTYEVLARFEGKATGEKDAERKCAKVTGYTKWFFYDSALDDLDFVLCLKEHKANG
- a CDS encoding glycosyltransferase 87 family protein, with protein sequence MERVRTKSVLIGLGGLVALLAIGFILQSYGVPALAVDHAALRGWLTGGDLYGSGTGRPPVTAILLAPAAFLPLPAVAWLLALTGVTALVLTLVALAGPVARRYGRSRFAAVLTAAALALLTEPVRAVLGLGHLDLLLLCLITADVVALRRSAWAQRRAAWWPGPPASRPGGGRLGPLRRVWATGAWAGVGTGVATAVALGPALFIAYLAVTRQWRAAVTATGTAATLMLGGLLIAPGATGAWFSTVLFQVDRSGPVGDPANQSLAGLLARLYDSSSTPVLVWLSFAVLLLAVGLIRARAAHTDGDEIAAFTLVGLTAAAAAPVSPSHKLVWVLPAVLILIDAAARSRLATRRPGRPRRFAGLGYATAAAGTYALFTLPPQWTESWNAYAFAVIVLMNALPWRPGVAPATPPVRRPVVRRIPAIPGPRGS
- a CDS encoding metallophosphoesterase, which produces MVVIGLIHFYLWKRLVKDPLPPGRARRIGAVIAVALAVLAPATLIGVRSGALPWLAWPGYLWIALMFYLLVTLAVLEIPRLALVLLWRSRSRTGKGSASGTAPGDPVEPAAGNAEPEAGQVLTAEKPADDGIERRVLLARGAAIFAGLTAAGITGYGVRTALGGPQIARVQVPLAKLPRTLDGTRLAVVSDIHLGPLTGMNHARRIVDVINSVQADIVCVVGDLVDGSVAELGRFAAPLAGIQSRQGAYFVTGNHEYYSGFQEWVDEVARLNIRPLRNERLELGGLDLAGVNDLGGADAGDPPDFAKALGDRDTARPVVLMAHQPVAVHDAAPYGVDLQVSGHTHGGQMAPFNLLVGLEQPVTSGLGTVDGVPVYVTNGAGFWGPPVRVGAPPQVSVVELRSK